A section of the Candidatus Desulfarcum epimagneticum genome encodes:
- the cmk gene encoding Cytidylate kinase: protein MIVTIDGPSGAGKTTVSLGLARRLNYRHIDTGALYRGVAAEALAAGVEAHDDPALSALFETLALRFVRDGSRQRLFSGDKDLTDHIREHEIGMAASRFSASPLVRDRLLEIQRKMGEEKQAVFEGRDMGTVVFPAADVKFFLTASEKIRSLRRFKETPEESGKTLDQIEKDMRLRDHQDSTRAIAPLKPAKDAIWVDSSDMTVHEVIERMAARVMEETKNKK from the coding sequence ATGATTGTCACCATCGACGGCCCTTCGGGGGCCGGGAAGACCACTGTGAGCCTGGGGCTGGCCCGCCGCCTGAATTACCGCCACATCGACACCGGGGCCCTGTACCGGGGGGTGGCCGCCGAGGCCCTGGCCGCCGGCGTTGAGGCCCATGACGACCCGGCGCTTTCGGCGCTTTTCGAAACCCTTGCGCTCAGGTTCGTCCGGGACGGCTCGCGGCAGCGTCTTTTTTCCGGGGACAAAGACCTCACCGATCATATCCGTGAGCATGAAATCGGCATGGCGGCGTCCCGGTTTTCCGCCAGTCCCCTGGTGCGGGACCGGCTTTTGGAAATCCAGAGAAAGATGGGCGAAGAAAAACAGGCGGTCTTCGAGGGCCGGGACATGGGCACGGTGGTTTTCCCGGCGGCGGATGTCAAGTTTTTTTTGACCGCGTCGGAAAAAATCAGGTCTTTGAGGCGTTTTAAGGAAACCCCGGAAGAATCCGGGAAAACCCTGGATCAGATTGAAAAAGACATGCGCCTGCGGGACCATCAGGACTCCACAAGGGCCATCGCGCCGCTCAAACCGGCCAAAGACGCCATATGGGTCGATTCGTCGGATATGACCGTTCATGAGGTGATTGAGCGGATGGCCGCCCGTGTCATGGAGGAAACAAAGAACAAAAAATAA
- the livG gene encoding leucine/isoleucine/valine transporter subunit; ATP-binding component of ABC superfamily (Evidence 2a : Function from experimental evidences in other organisms; PubMedId : 14702302, 2195019; Product type t : transporter): protein MALLEVENMTHYFGGLRAVHNYSLKIAPGQIRGLIGPNGAGKTTVFNLITGIYQPAEGRLSLAGKDISGLKPHEIASLGICRTFQNLRLWRHMTVLEHVMMARYSRLGYGLAGAFFNTDRRRKEEADIEKKAREILDVTEIAHLADKMVMDLPYGAQRRVEMARAISSAPRVLFLDEPTAGMNPEELVRMMAVIRRIHADLGVAIFLIEHRLKMVMELCDMIQTLVFGEVIAEGTPAEIQNNPLVIDAYLGKEEVE from the coding sequence ATGGCTCTGCTTGAAGTTGAAAATATGACCCATTATTTTGGTGGTCTGAGAGCGGTTCACAACTACAGCCTTAAGATCGCCCCCGGCCAGATCCGGGGGCTCATCGGACCCAACGGCGCGGGGAAAACCACCGTTTTTAATCTGATCACCGGCATTTACCAGCCCGCCGAGGGGCGCCTTTCTCTGGCCGGGAAAGACATATCCGGCTTAAAGCCCCATGAGATCGCCTCCCTGGGCATATGCCGAACCTTTCAGAATCTCAGGCTGTGGCGTCACATGACGGTTCTGGAGCATGTGATGATGGCGCGGTATTCGAGGCTCGGCTACGGTCTGGCCGGGGCCTTTTTCAACACCGACCGAAGGCGAAAGGAAGAGGCGGACATTGAAAAAAAGGCCCGGGAAATTCTGGATGTCACTGAAATCGCGCATCTGGCGGACAAAATGGTCATGGACCTGCCCTACGGGGCCCAGAGGCGGGTGGAGATGGCCCGGGCCATTTCCTCAGCCCCCCGGGTTCTTTTCTTAGACGAGCCCACGGCCGGCATGAACCCCGAGGAGCTGGTCCGCATGATGGCGGTCATCCGCCGGATTCACGCGGATCTGGGGGTGGCCATTTTTCTCATCGAACACCGTCTCAAGATGGTGATGGAGCTGTGCGACATGATCCAGACCCTTGTGTTCGGAGAAGTCATCGCCGAAGGGACCCCGGCCGAGATTCAAAACAACCCCCTGGTCATCGACGCCTACCTGGGGAAGGAGGAGGTGGAGTGA
- a CDS encoding Metalloendopeptidase, translating to MMRKKFSFYILSNTGSPIKRTAASYSSLMAMGAAGAAFLVFFCYIIYGYFNLKSVSVDTGMLQREIQAQKTEIEGQRRQIERFTRDINSLKGKLADLKKFEKKIRIIANIEDVDKQDGLFGIGGSIPEDLDPKIALRENNESLLREMHSQTSHLKIASTRQEEDFESLLKHFEKQRNLLASTPAIWPVKGWVTSKFGYRKSPYTDLREFHKGLDIAARKGAPIISSANGVVSFAGRKGLLGKVVVIDHGHGMVTRYAHTDKILVKRFQKVKRGDVIALVGNTGRSTGPHLHYEVHLNGVPVNPHKYIMN from the coding sequence ATGATGCGAAAAAAATTTTCATTTTATATTCTGAGCAACACCGGCTCGCCCATCAAGAGGACCGCCGCGTCCTATTCGTCTTTAATGGCCATGGGCGCCGCGGGCGCGGCTTTTCTGGTCTTTTTCTGCTATATCATCTACGGCTATTTCAATTTGAAAAGCGTGTCGGTGGACACCGGAATGCTTCAAAGGGAAATACAGGCGCAAAAGACGGAGATTGAGGGCCAGCGGCGGCAGATCGAGCGTTTCACCCGGGATATCAACTCCCTGAAAGGCAAGCTGGCGGACCTTAAAAAATTTGAGAAGAAAATTCGCATCATCGCCAACATCGAGGATGTGGACAAACAAGACGGCCTTTTTGGAATCGGCGGCTCCATTCCCGAGGACCTGGACCCGAAAATAGCGCTGAGGGAAAACAACGAAAGCCTGCTTCGGGAAATGCACAGCCAGACCTCTCATCTCAAAATCGCCTCCACCCGGCAGGAGGAGGACTTTGAATCTCTTTTGAAGCATTTTGAGAAACAGCGCAACCTCCTGGCGTCCACCCCCGCCATCTGGCCGGTCAAAGGCTGGGTCACCTCCAAGTTCGGATACCGGAAATCCCCGTACACCGACCTCCGGGAATTTCACAAGGGCCTGGATATCGCGGCGAGAAAGGGCGCTCCCATCATCTCCTCGGCCAACGGCGTGGTGTCTTTCGCGGGCCGGAAGGGGCTTTTGGGAAAAGTGGTCGTGATTGACCACGGCCATGGCATGGTGACCCGGTACGCCCATACTGATAAAATACTGGTCAAGCGGTTTCAGAAAGTCAAACGCGGCGATGTCATCGCCCTGGTAGGCAACACGGGAAGAAGCACCGGACCCCACCTGCATTACGAGGTCCACCTGAACGGAGTCCCGGTGAATCCCCATAAATATATCATGAATTAA
- the livF gene encoding leucine/isoleucine/valine transporter subunit; ATP-binding component of ABC superfamily (Evidence 2a : Function from experimental evidences in other organisms; PubMedId : 14702302, 2195019; Product type t : transporter), with protein MFFSARNLRVSYGSIRALHGIDFSIEEGEIVCVIGANGAGKSTTLRAISGLVPVEPGSVMTFMGKDITGFAADKIVSELGISHAPEGRRLFGNLTVMENLRLAAFGRKNKKRVSADFERIFSIFPRLDERKAQKSGTLSGGEQQMLAIGRAFVSGRRLMLLDEPSMGLAPLLMKDVFDSLAEINREGATILLVEQNARLALRFSMRGYVLENGMMALSGEAGDLLENPDVKKAYLGG; from the coding sequence ATGTTTTTTTCGGCCCGAAACCTCCGGGTCTCCTACGGGAGCATCCGCGCGCTTCACGGCATCGACTTCTCCATTGAAGAGGGCGAGATCGTGTGCGTCATCGGCGCCAACGGCGCGGGAAAAAGCACCACGCTCCGGGCCATTTCCGGCCTTGTCCCGGTGGAGCCGGGCAGCGTCATGACCTTTATGGGAAAAGATATCACGGGCTTTGCGGCGGATAAAATCGTCTCGGAGCTGGGGATTTCCCACGCGCCCGAGGGCCGGCGGCTCTTCGGGAATCTCACGGTGATGGAAAATTTGCGACTGGCGGCCTTTGGAAGAAAAAACAAAAAGCGCGTGTCCGCCGACTTTGAGCGGATTTTTTCCATTTTTCCGCGTCTGGACGAGCGAAAGGCCCAGAAGTCCGGGACCTTAAGCGGCGGGGAGCAGCAGATGCTGGCCATTGGAAGGGCCTTTGTGAGCGGGCGCCGGCTCATGCTTCTGGACGAGCCTTCCATGGGGCTGGCGCCTCTTTTGATGAAGGACGTGTTCGACTCCCTGGCGGAGATCAACCGGGAAGGCGCCACCATTCTCCTGGTGGAGCAGAACGCCCGCCTGGCGTTGCGGTTTTCCATGCGCGGGTATGTGCTGGAAAACGGGATGATGGCCCTTTCCGGGGAAGCCGGCGACCTGCTTGAAAACCCCGATGTCAAAAAAGCCTACCTGGGCGGATAG
- the secA gene encoding preprotein translocase subunit, ATPase (Evidence 2a : Function from experimental evidences in other organisms; PubMedId : 12403785, 2542029, 2824434, 2841285, 9644254, 9705302, 9829959; Product type t : transporter) produces MASFLTKLFGSKNERELKRLRPLIEKINSLEPKARELSDEGLRAQTALFRDRLEKGEPLDALLPEAFATVREASVRSLGMRHFDVQLLGGIALHEGKIAEMKTGEGKTLAATLPAYLNSLGGKGVHVITVNDYLAARDTEWMGKLYHFLGLSVGAILHGLDDLQRKKAYSSDIAYGTNNEFGFDYLRDNMKFEKDEIVQGDLNFAIVDEVDSILVDEARTPLIISGPAEKSTDLYYQVNHIIPFLKKDLDFKVDEKAKSATLTEDGVAAVEKTLKTENLFDPKNIEILHHVNQGLKAHSLFKRDVDYIVKEGEVIIVDEFTGRLMPGRRYSEGLHQALEAKEGVKIENENQTLATVTFQNYFRMYDKLSGMTGTADTEAAEFKKIYGLDVLVIPTNQPMVRKDFPDMIYKTKREKYDAVIQEIADLNQNGQPVLVGTISIDVSEDLSRKLKKKGISHSVLNAKNHEREAEIIAMAGQKHSVTISTNMAGRGTDIVLGEGVTELGGLRIIGTERHESRRIDNQLRGRSGRQGDPGSSRFYMALEDDLLRIFGGERISGVMEKLGIEEGEPIEHKLITRAIENAQARVEGHNFDIRKQLLEYDDVMNQQREVIYRLRRRSMDGDNIRQSIEETLYEKAADIAHSFSDERTEPDAWDMKGVREAVFGHWGMRLDTDAFLGSENTDKTREGLADFIEKSCAKIYSEKEAIMGRDHFGFLERIVALQTLDKFWKDHLLSMDHLKEGIGLRGYAQQNPLLIYKKEGYDMFSDMIARAWEEIVAILFRIQIEEPEKIEEITDRGERDLVFSGSPGDGAPPRGKPVKRAGEKIGRNAPCPCGSGKKYKKCCGR; encoded by the coding sequence ATGGCAAGTTTTCTGACAAAATTGTTTGGAAGCAAGAACGAGCGCGAGCTGAAAAGACTGCGCCCTTTGATTGAAAAGATCAATTCTCTGGAACCAAAGGCCCGGGAATTAAGCGACGAGGGCCTGAGGGCCCAAACCGCCCTTTTCAGGGATCGGCTGGAAAAGGGAGAGCCCCTGGACGCGCTTTTGCCCGAGGCCTTCGCCACGGTTCGGGAAGCCTCTGTCCGGTCCCTGGGCATGAGGCATTTCGACGTTCAGCTCCTGGGAGGAATCGCGCTCCATGAAGGGAAAATCGCGGAAATGAAGACCGGCGAGGGGAAAACCCTGGCGGCCACCCTCCCGGCTTATCTCAACTCCTTAGGGGGGAAGGGCGTCCACGTGATCACGGTCAATGACTATCTGGCGGCCCGGGACACGGAATGGATGGGAAAGCTCTATCATTTCCTGGGCCTTTCAGTCGGGGCCATTCTGCACGGCCTGGACGACCTCCAGAGAAAAAAAGCCTATTCGTCGGACATTGCCTACGGCACGAACAACGAGTTCGGCTTTGATTATCTCAGGGACAACATGAAGTTTGAAAAGGATGAAATCGTCCAGGGCGATCTGAATTTCGCCATTGTGGATGAGGTGGACAGCATCCTGGTTGACGAGGCCCGGACCCCGCTCATTATATCCGGTCCGGCTGAAAAGTCCACGGATCTGTATTACCAGGTCAACCACATCATTCCTTTTTTGAAAAAAGACCTGGATTTCAAAGTGGATGAAAAGGCCAAAAGCGCCACCCTGACGGAGGACGGCGTGGCCGCGGTGGAAAAGACGCTGAAAACCGAAAATCTTTTTGATCCCAAAAACATTGAGATTCTCCACCACGTCAACCAGGGGCTCAAGGCCCATTCCCTGTTTAAGCGGGATGTGGATTACATCGTCAAAGAGGGCGAGGTCATCATCGTGGATGAGTTCACCGGCCGCCTGATGCCGGGACGGCGTTACAGCGAGGGCCTTCACCAGGCGCTGGAGGCCAAGGAAGGGGTCAAGATCGAAAATGAGAACCAGACGCTGGCCACCGTGACCTTCCAGAATTATTTCAGGATGTATGACAAACTCTCCGGGATGACGGGAACGGCGGACACCGAGGCGGCGGAGTTTAAAAAAATATACGGTCTGGACGTTTTGGTCATTCCCACCAACCAGCCCATGGTCCGCAAGGATTTCCCGGATATGATCTACAAGACCAAACGGGAAAAATACGACGCGGTCATTCAGGAGATCGCCGATCTCAACCAAAACGGCCAGCCGGTCCTGGTGGGCACCATATCCATTGACGTGTCGGAGGATTTGAGCCGGAAACTTAAAAAAAAGGGCATTTCCCATTCGGTGTTAAACGCCAAGAACCACGAAAGGGAGGCGGAAATCATCGCCATGGCCGGCCAGAAGCATTCTGTGACCATTTCCACCAACATGGCCGGCAGGGGCACGGACATTGTCCTGGGAGAGGGCGTCACCGAGCTGGGGGGCCTTCGGATCATCGGCACCGAGCGTCATGAAAGCCGGCGAATCGACAATCAGCTCCGGGGCCGCTCCGGCCGCCAGGGGGACCCGGGCTCCTCTCGTTTTTACATGGCCCTGGAAGACGATCTCCTTCGGATATTCGGCGGGGAGCGGATCAGCGGGGTCATGGAAAAACTGGGCATTGAGGAAGGCGAGCCCATCGAGCATAAACTCATCACCCGGGCCATCGAGAACGCCCAGGCAAGGGTGGAGGGCCACAATTTCGACATCCGGAAACAGCTCCTGGAGTACGACGATGTGATGAATCAGCAGCGGGAGGTCATCTACCGGCTCCGCCGCCGGTCCATGGACGGCGACAACATTCGTCAAAGCATCGAGGAGACCCTGTATGAAAAGGCGGCGGACATCGCCCATTCTTTTTCCGACGAACGGACCGAGCCCGACGCCTGGGACATGAAAGGTGTCCGGGAGGCGGTTTTCGGCCATTGGGGCATGCGGCTGGACACCGACGCCTTCCTCGGGAGCGAAAACACGGACAAGACCCGGGAGGGCCTGGCGGATTTTATCGAAAAGTCGTGCGCGAAGATTTACAGCGAAAAAGAAGCGATCATGGGCCGGGACCATTTCGGCTTTCTCGAACGAATCGTGGCCCTTCAGACCCTGGACAAATTCTGGAAAGACCATCTTTTGAGCATGGATCACCTGAAGGAGGGCATCGGCCTTCGGGGATACGCCCAGCAGAACCCCCTTTTGATTTATAAAAAAGAGGGGTATGATATGTTCAGCGACATGATCGCCCGGGCCTGGGAGGAGATCGTCGCCATTCTTTTCAGAATCCAGATCGAGGAGCCTGAAAAAATTGAGGAAATCACCGACCGGGGGGAGCGGGACCTTGTGTTTTCCGGATCGCCCGGGGACGGCGCCCCTCCCAGGGGAAAGCCGGTGAAAAGGGCCGGGGAAAAAATCGGGCGAAACGCCCCGTGCCCCTGCGGAAGCGGGAAAAAATACAAAAAATGCTGCGGGAGATGA
- the folD gene encoding Methylenetetrahydrofolate dehydrogenase / Methenyltetrahydrofolate cyclohydrolase encodes MSAKLIKGTEIREQILEEITAEVAEIKEKHGVVPGLVTILVGESPASISYVTLKIKTAHRVGFHEIQDSQSADISEADLLALIEKYNNDDSINGILVQLPLPKQIDEKKVLNAIDPDKDVDGFHPVNVGRLMIGGDEVKFPPCTPAGIQEMIIRAGVETSGAEVVVVGRSNIVGKPIANMMFQKGDGANATVTVVHTRTKDLAGHCKRADILIVAAGVPDLVKPEWIKPGACVIDVGVNRVGEKISEKTGKKIAVLKGDVDFEKAKEIAGWITPVPGGVGPMTITMLMKNTLKSLKFKLGI; translated from the coding sequence ATGTCAGCCAAACTTATCAAGGGAACTGAAATTCGGGAGCAGATTCTGGAGGAAATCACCGCCGAAGTGGCCGAGATCAAAGAGAAGCACGGGGTGGTTCCGGGGCTTGTCACCATACTGGTGGGGGAAAGCCCGGCGTCCATATCGTACGTGACATTGAAGATTAAGACCGCCCATCGCGTCGGTTTTCACGAAATTCAGGACAGCCAGTCCGCGGATATATCCGAAGCCGATCTTCTGGCGCTCATTGAGAAATACAACAATGACGATTCCATCAACGGCATTCTGGTGCAGCTGCCTTTGCCCAAGCAGATTGATGAAAAAAAAGTGCTCAACGCCATTGACCCGGACAAGGATGTGGATGGCTTCCATCCTGTGAATGTCGGGCGCCTGATGATCGGCGGCGACGAAGTGAAGTTTCCCCCGTGCACCCCGGCCGGAATCCAGGAAATGATTATCCGCGCCGGCGTTGAGACCAGCGGCGCCGAGGTCGTGGTGGTGGGACGCTCCAACATCGTGGGCAAACCCATCGCCAACATGATGTTCCAGAAAGGCGACGGGGCCAACGCCACCGTCACCGTGGTTCACACCCGGACCAAGGACCTGGCCGGCCACTGCAAGCGCGCCGATATCCTCATCGTGGCTGCGGGCGTTCCCGATCTGGTGAAACCCGAATGGATCAAACCCGGCGCGTGCGTCATTGATGTGGGCGTCAACCGGGTGGGCGAAAAGATCAGCGAAAAAACCGGCAAGAAAATCGCTGTTTTAAAGGGCGATGTGGACTTTGAGAAAGCCAAAGAAATCGCGGGCTGGATCACCCCCGTGCCCGGCGGCGTGGGCCCCATGACCATCACCATGCTGATGAAAAACACGCTGAAATCCCTTAAGTTTAAACTGGGCATTTAA
- the hisC gene encoding Histidinol-phosphate aminotransferase 2: MTQDMKAIVPGHIRAIEPYRPGRRIEDIQRERGLSDIKKMASNENPLGCSPHVRAAVTDSLEALNRYPDGNGNGLREKIALKMGLEKEHIVLGNGSDDLITMLARAFLREGDEAVALSPSFSMYGIAIQSAGARPVFAPLKSFGIDPDAVIDAVSPQTRMVFLCNPNNPTGTILTRERLEYLLERLPAHVTVVLDEAYIEFVRDPDCASGRDFIQSGRPVAALRTFSKIYGLAGLRVGYGMAPAWMADILNRIRGPFNTSSPAQAGACAALDDEDFADRSRKLTWEGLDFLSAALDEMGIDHVPSQANFLLMDVGDADAVFEKLLSKGIIARSMSGAGLPRHIRISAGLPVENQAFVDALKNILNAGVK; encoded by the coding sequence ATGACACAGGATATGAAAGCCATTGTTCCCGGGCACATACGCGCCATTGAGCCGTACCGGCCGGGACGGCGCATTGAAGATATCCAGCGGGAAAGGGGCCTGTCCGACATCAAAAAAATGGCTTCCAACGAAAATCCCCTGGGATGTTCCCCCCATGTTCGCGCCGCCGTGACGGACAGCCTGGAGGCCCTGAACCGCTACCCGGATGGAAACGGAAACGGGCTTCGGGAAAAAATCGCCCTGAAGATGGGCCTTGAAAAGGAACACATTGTTTTGGGAAACGGCTCCGATGACCTCATCACCATGCTGGCCCGGGCCTTTTTAAGGGAAGGGGACGAGGCCGTGGCCCTGTCCCCCTCGTTTTCCATGTACGGCATCGCCATCCAAAGCGCCGGGGCCCGGCCGGTTTTCGCGCCGCTGAAATCTTTCGGGATCGACCCGGACGCCGTCATCGACGCCGTTTCTCCCCAGACCCGGATGGTTTTTTTATGCAACCCCAACAACCCCACGGGAACCATTCTGACGCGGGAACGGCTCGAATATCTCCTGGAGCGCCTTCCGGCCCATGTGACCGTGGTTCTGGACGAGGCCTACATCGAGTTCGTCCGGGACCCGGACTGCGCGTCGGGCAGGGACTTCATCCAATCCGGGCGTCCGGTGGCCGCGCTTCGCACGTTTTCCAAAATATACGGCCTGGCCGGCCTTCGGGTGGGATACGGGATGGCGCCCGCCTGGATGGCGGACATTTTAAACCGGATACGGGGGCCCTTCAACACCAGCTCCCCGGCCCAGGCCGGGGCCTGCGCGGCCCTGGACGACGAGGACTTTGCGGACCGGTCCCGAAAGCTGACGTGGGAAGGGCTGGATTTTTTGAGCGCCGCCCTGGACGAGATGGGAATCGATCACGTTCCCTCCCAGGCCAATTTTTTGCTCATGGACGTGGGCGACGCCGACGCTGTTTTTGAAAAACTGCTTTCCAAAGGGATCATCGCCCGGTCCATGTCCGGAGCCGGCCTTCCCCGCCACATTCGAATCTCCGCGGGCCTGCCCGTCGAAAACCAGGCTTTTGTGGACGCGCTGAAAAACATATTGAACGCGGGGGTGAAATGA
- the argC gene encoding N-acetyl-gamma-glutamyl-phosphate reductase translates to MIKAGIVGATGYAGAELVRLLCGHPEVKIAMLASRQYAGAPFSDVYPSMRGHVDMACETCDIEKMADAADVAFMALPHGIPMEMAPELIRAGKKVIDLSADFRFRDLSAYEGAYQRHTAPDLAETAVYGLCEIYRDEIRQSPLIGNPGCYPTSFLLPVIPLVKSRLADFRGIVADSKSGVSGAGRSPGPGNIYCAVNESFKPYKADGHRHLPEMEEILSREAGEPASLTFVPHLLPISRGMLTTAYLKVRKGVRAGDIRERLAGFYADSPFVRILPDKTFPDTLAVKGTNRCDIGFHLDEKKGVLVVMSAIDNLVKGASGQAVQNMNIMFGLDETAGLNQTPYPM, encoded by the coding sequence ATGATCAAAGCGGGAATCGTCGGGGCCACGGGATACGCGGGGGCCGAGCTGGTCCGGCTGCTTTGCGGCCACCCCGAAGTGAAGATCGCCATGCTGGCCTCCCGTCAATACGCGGGCGCGCCTTTCAGCGATGTGTATCCGTCCATGAGGGGGCATGTGGACATGGCGTGCGAGACGTGCGACATTGAGAAAATGGCGGACGCCGCGGACGTGGCGTTCATGGCCCTTCCCCACGGGATTCCCATGGAAATGGCGCCGGAATTGATCCGGGCGGGGAAAAAAGTCATTGATCTTTCCGCCGATTTCAGGTTTCGGGACCTGTCGGCCTATGAGGGGGCCTACCAGAGACACACGGCGCCGGACCTGGCCGAAACCGCTGTTTACGGGCTTTGCGAAATCTACCGGGACGAGATACGCCAAAGCCCTTTGATCGGAAACCCGGGATGTTATCCCACCAGCTTTCTTCTGCCGGTCATTCCCCTTGTCAAAAGCCGCCTGGCCGACTTCCGGGGGATTGTGGCGGACTCCAAGTCCGGGGTCAGCGGGGCCGGGAGAAGCCCCGGGCCCGGCAACATCTACTGCGCCGTGAACGAGTCCTTCAAGCCCTACAAGGCGGACGGGCACCGGCATCTTCCGGAGATGGAGGAGATATTGAGCCGGGAGGCGGGGGAGCCGGCGTCTTTGACCTTTGTCCCCCATCTTCTGCCCATAAGCCGGGGCATGCTCACCACGGCTTATTTAAAGGTGAGAAAAGGGGTCCGGGCCGGCGACATCCGGGAGCGCCTCGCCGGATTTTACGCCGATTCCCCCTTTGTCCGGATTCTTCCGGACAAAACCTTCCCGGACACCCTGGCGGTCAAGGGGACCAACCGCTGCGACATCGGCTTTCACCTGGATGAAAAAAAAGGGGTCCTGGTCGTCATGTCGGCCATCGACAACCTGGTGAAGGGGGCCTCCGGACAGGCCGTTCAGAACATGAATATCATGTTCGGGCTGGACGAGACCGCCGGTCTGAATCAGACGCCTTATCCCATGTAA
- a CDS encoding Branched-chain amino acid ABC transporter permease, whose amino-acid sequence MTQKKHETREGNGASSPVRTGPLGKFRLFFSEVPLLGWLFGALLAALLEALAGDGISAFLGLPKIPVLFGFSLALKKPALLPGALAYVAAVYALPVFAAARLSAAPANRLAGALCRAPGWICAAIYLGALCAILHIWADVSAYRELMLKLTLIAVLMTLSLNVINGYMGEFSCSHPGFMAIGAYVASALSVGLFVDDRLFGPAVFSAIPGALVFPFALLAGGIAASIGALAVAIPSFRTRGDYLAIISLAFMFIVKSVIENLEFMGGARGLGNQPEWSGLFTVFAWTAAGVWIINNFVSSTMGKALNAVRDDETAADAMTVDTRRVKMTAFLFSAFWAGVAGGLFAHVIRYVNPGTFGIQKLAEVLAMVYFGGLNSVYGSVVGAVSLSLLGEALRPLELFKWIIIPVMLILVMIYRPKGLLAFKAFRPEDLIRPKTGVNEKRSGDGSA is encoded by the coding sequence ATGACACAAAAAAAACATGAAACGCGGGAAGGAAACGGCGCGTCTTCCCCGGTCAGGACAGGCCCTTTGGGAAAATTTCGCCTGTTTTTTTCCGAAGTCCCCCTGTTGGGATGGCTTTTCGGCGCGCTTCTGGCCGCGCTTCTGGAAGCGCTGGCCGGGGACGGCATCTCCGCCTTTCTGGGTCTTCCCAAAATACCGGTCCTGTTCGGGTTTTCCCTGGCCCTTAAAAAACCGGCCCTTCTTCCCGGCGCGCTGGCCTACGTGGCGGCGGTGTACGCCCTTCCCGTCTTCGCCGCCGCGCGTCTGTCCGCCGCGCCGGCCAACCGGCTGGCCGGGGCGCTTTGCCGGGCGCCCGGATGGATATGCGCGGCGATTTACCTGGGCGCGCTGTGCGCGATTCTGCACATATGGGCGGATGTCAGCGCCTACCGGGAGCTGATGCTCAAGCTGACTTTGATCGCGGTTTTGATGACGCTGAGCTTAAACGTCATCAACGGATACATGGGGGAATTCTCCTGCTCCCACCCGGGTTTCATGGCCATCGGGGCGTATGTGGCCTCGGCGCTGAGCGTGGGGCTTTTCGTGGACGACAGACTTTTCGGCCCGGCGGTCTTTTCCGCCATTCCCGGGGCGCTGGTCTTTCCCTTCGCTCTTCTGGCCGGGGGGATCGCGGCCTCCATCGGGGCTCTGGCGGTGGCCATTCCCTCCTTCAGGACCCGGGGAGACTACCTGGCCATCATCTCGCTGGCCTTTATGTTCATCGTCAAAAGCGTTATCGAGAACCTGGAGTTCATGGGAGGCGCCCGGGGGCTTGGAAACCAGCCCGAGTGGTCCGGCCTTTTCACGGTGTTCGCATGGACGGCGGCCGGGGTGTGGATCATCAACAACTTCGTCTCCTCCACCATGGGAAAGGCGCTCAACGCGGTCCGGGACGATGAGACGGCGGCGGACGCCATGACGGTGGACACCCGGCGGGTCAAGATGACGGCGTTTTTGTTCTCCGCCTTCTGGGCCGGGGTGGCCGGGGGCCTTTTCGCCCATGTGATCCGGTATGTCAATCCCGGGACCTTCGGCATTCAGAAGCTGGCCGAGGTTCTGGCCATGGTCTATTTCGGGGGCCTGAACTCGGTTTACGGCTCCGTGGTGGGCGCGGTGAGCCTGAGCCTCCTGGGCGAGGCGCTTCGTCCCCTGGAGCTGTTTAAATGGATCATCATTCCCGTCATGCTGATCCTGGTGATGATTTACCGGCCCAAGGGCCTTTTGGCTTTCAAGGCGTTTAGACCTGAAGACCTGATCCGGCCCAAAACCGGCGTGAATGAAAAAAGGAGCGGGGATGGCTCTGCTTGA